From a region of the Triticum aestivum cultivar Chinese Spring chromosome 7D, IWGSC CS RefSeq v2.1, whole genome shotgun sequence genome:
- the LOC123167275 gene encoding phosphopantothenoylcysteine decarboxylase — MTTSEPVQGSWELEPSRPRVLLAASGSVAAIKFESLCRVFSEWAEVRAVATKSSLHFVDRSSLPSDVILYTDDDEWSTWTKIGDEVLHIELRKWADIMVIAPLSANTLAKIAGGLCDNLLTCIVRAWDYKKPIFVAPAMNTFMWNNPFTARHIETISQLGISLVPPTTKRLACGDYGNGAMAEPSQIHTTVRLACKSQTFGMGISPANPSSSRPV; from the exons ATGACTACATCAGAACCGGTACAGGGAAGCTGGGAGCTGGAACCCAGCAGGCCTCGGGTCCTCCTTGCTGCTTCAGGGAGTGTAGCTGCTATAAAATTCGAGAGCCTCTGTCGTGTCTTCTCCGAGTGGGCGGAAGTCCGAGCTGTGGCCACCAAGTCATCATTGCACTTTGTTGATAGATCATCTCTCCCTAGCGACGTCATTCTTTACACTGATGATGATGAGTGGTCTACCTGGACGAAGATAGGAGACGAGGTTCTGCACATAGAGCTGCGGAAGTGGGCAGACATCATGGTGATCGCCCCCTTATCTGCAAATACCCTGGCCAAG ATCGCTGGTGGGTTATGCGACAACCTCCTGACGTGCATAGTGCGAGCATGGGACTACAAGAAGCCGATCTTCGTCGCGCCAGCCATGAACACCTTCATGTGGAACAACCCGTTCACGGCGCGCCACATCGAGACGATCAGTCAACTCGGCATTTCCCTGGTCCCGCCCACCACGAAAAGGCTGGCCTGCGGCGACTACGGAAACGGCGCGATGGCTGAGCCCTCGCAGATCCACACGACCGTGAGGCTCGCGTGCAAGTCGCAGACGTTCGGCATGGGCATTTCGCCTGCGAACCCTTCCAGCAGCCGCCCTGTCTAG